One Desulfobulbaceae bacterium DNA segment encodes these proteins:
- the rseP gene encoding RIP metalloprotease RseP, with translation MNSVFSFILVLGVLIFVHEFGHFITAKLFGIKVLKFSLGFGPKIIAKQFGETEYRIGCFPLGGYVKMLGEQSGEELTDDDKSRSFSEKPVIQRFLVVLAGPLFNLLTAVLIFFFIIAYMGMPHPIPGTTIGTVSPDSPAQKAGFTTGDIIKAIDDTPTVEWEDVSESIRSSNGRELRITVERNGESIVLIGTPDKSEVKNIFGEAVETRYLMGITKNDDVTYEKATLPEAFMVGLEQTWFYIYLTVMSLVKIVQRVVPASEIGGPILIAQMAGQQLEAGWLNLLSFMAVLSVNLGVINLFPIPILDGGHLVFFSVEALRRKPMSMRSQEILQQIGLVLLVSLMFFVFYNDFARILSQ, from the coding sequence ATGAACTCAGTTTTTTCTTTTATACTCGTTTTAGGTGTGCTTATTTTCGTGCATGAGTTTGGCCATTTTATTACCGCTAAACTCTTCGGCATTAAAGTGCTAAAATTTTCATTAGGATTTGGCCCCAAAATCATTGCCAAACAGTTCGGGGAAACCGAGTACCGGATTGGTTGCTTTCCATTGGGCGGTTACGTCAAAATGCTTGGAGAACAGTCCGGAGAGGAGCTTACTGATGATGACAAGTCACGTTCCTTCTCAGAAAAACCCGTCATACAGCGTTTTTTAGTTGTCCTGGCAGGACCTTTATTTAACTTATTGACCGCCGTTTTAATTTTCTTTTTTATCATTGCATACATGGGTATGCCTCACCCTATTCCCGGGACCACAATTGGCACGGTGTCTCCAGACTCGCCGGCCCAAAAGGCCGGATTTACGACCGGCGACATTATTAAAGCCATTGATGATACCCCAACTGTTGAATGGGAGGATGTATCCGAGTCGATACGATCAAGCAATGGCAGGGAACTTCGCATCACAGTCGAGCGTAACGGTGAGTCAATAGTTTTAATCGGTACACCAGACAAGTCTGAAGTAAAAAATATCTTTGGTGAAGCGGTCGAAACACGTTATTTGATGGGCATAACTAAGAATGATGACGTCACTTATGAAAAAGCAACTCTACCTGAAGCCTTCATGGTCGGCTTAGAACAGACATGGTTTTATATATACCTTACCGTTATGAGCCTTGTGAAGATTGTGCAAAGAGTGGTACCTGCCTCTGAAATTGGCGGGCCGATTCTTATTGCTCAAATGGCAGGTCAACAACTTGAAGCTGGATGGCTCAATCTTTTATCGTTTATGGCCGTGCTGAGTGTAAACTTGGGCGTTATTAACTTATTTCCTATTCCAATTCTTGATGGTGGTCATCTTGTATTTTTCTCTGTCGAGGCATTACGCCGAAAGCCTATGAGTATGCGATCACAAGAAATACTTCAGCAAATTGGCCTGGTTCTCCTTGTATCACTGATGTTTTTTGTCTTTTACAATGATTTCGCCAGAATTTTATCACAGTGA
- the tsaB gene encoding tRNA (adenosine(37)-N6)-threonylcarbamoyltransferase complex dimerization subunit type 1 TsaB: MARHGISSLKPPLILAIENSTMCGSVAIVSPDICLAELSITSPTTHSRRLLGAIDTVLENASLKIEDVDAIAISLGPGSFTGIRIGLTTAKGLAFATQKPLIGINTLDALAAQVGMTSSLICAMLDARKKEVFAAFYTTSSAQQLDRCSELLSVPIASIYQTISEPVLFVGDGSLLYKTELQDSLGLMASFAPHEICYPRASAVGMLAIGQWHSNNFLNPASASPSYVRPSDAEICYKKKK, from the coding sequence ATGGCTCGACACGGCATCTCATCTCTCAAACCACCACTGATTCTCGCAATTGAAAACTCAACAATGTGCGGCAGTGTCGCGATTGTATCACCAGACATTTGCCTGGCAGAACTATCAATAACATCCCCAACCACACACTCCAGGCGCCTGCTAGGCGCCATTGATACTGTACTTGAAAATGCCTCACTCAAGATTGAAGATGTTGATGCAATCGCCATTAGTCTGGGCCCTGGAAGTTTCACAGGTATTCGAATAGGACTCACTACAGCAAAAGGGCTGGCCTTTGCCACTCAGAAGCCATTGATTGGGATCAATACTCTGGATGCCTTAGCTGCTCAGGTTGGCATGACCAGCAGCCTTATCTGTGCAATGCTTGATGCCAGGAAAAAAGAGGTTTTTGCTGCATTTTATACCACCAGCTCTGCCCAACAACTCGATCGATGCAGCGAACTGCTTTCAGTTCCAATAGCCTCAATTTACCAAACAATTTCTGAGCCGGTTTTGTTTGTCGGCGATGGTTCTCTGCTCTACAAAACAGAACTTCAAGATAGTTTGGGACTCATGGCTTCATTTGCCCCCCACGAGATCTGTTATCCAAGAGCTTCTGCTGTTGGAATGTTAGCCATTGGCCAATGGCACTCCAACAACTTTTTAAACCCAGCTTCCGCCTCTCCAAGCTATGTTCGCCCCTCTGATGCAGAAATATGCTACAAAAAAAAGAAATAA
- a CDS encoding DUF3418 domain-containing protein — protein LLKILDSIHVPARKTVVSAMIDEFKILIEEYKISVFAPEMKTICKVSEKRLVKKIQEIHEQL, from the coding sequence CCCTTTTGAAAATTCTCGATAGCATTCATGTGCCAGCCAGAAAAACTGTCGTTTCAGCCATGATTGATGAATTTAAGATACTGATCGAAGAGTATAAAATATCAGTGTTTGCACCAGAAATGAAAACCATCTGTAAGGTTTCAGAAAAAAGATTAGTCAAGAAAATTCAAGAGATTCACGAACAGCTTTAG